A window of Desulfovibrio sp. TomC genomic DNA:
GGGCTACGATCTTGCTTGACTCGCCGGCCAGGGCCAGCAGGCGGGGCACAGCCGCACTCTCGCCCCTGGCCCCCAGGGCTTCAATGGCCCGGATACGCACCCAATCGTCGCTGTCATCCAGGGCTTTTTCCAAATATCCATAGACCTTGTCACTGTCGCACCCGCCCAGGACCTCCACCACGGCCAACCGGACGTCCCGGTTTTCGTCATCAAGACGACTGACGATCAGCGGCAGGCTGGTTTCCTCGTGGCCGCAGGAATCGGCCAGGGTCTCCAGGGCAATTTTGCGGATGTCCGGGATTTCATCGATGAGCGCAGCCCGGATGATGTCCATATGGTCGCCGACACCCATCCGTCCCAGGGCGTAGACGGCCATCAGACGGTCCATGGGGTCTTCGCTGTGACTCAAATCCCGAAACCGGGTGTCCAGTTCGGCGCCGCCGATGGCCACGCACGCATCCAGGGCGGCCTCCTTGACGGCGTCGGACGGATGGCCGAGCAGTCCGAAGAGCGGCGCCCCGGCGGCCGGCACCCGCATGGAGCCGCCAAGAAAGGCCACGGCCTCAAGCAGCACGGCTTCGTTGTCGCTGCCAAGGAGAGCCATGAAAAATTCGACGGCGTCCTCGCCTGCGATGCCGGCCAGGGCCTTGACGGCCGCCGGCTGAAAGGACGGCGGCAGGCTGGCGAAGGCGTCGATCAAAAGGCCTGGGCACTGGGGGCACGGCAGATTCGAGAGCACATCCAGGGCTGCGGACCGTTGCGCCGTATCTCCCTCGCGCAGAGCCCGTCCCAGCGCCTCGGTCAACCCCATGTCGCGCAGGGCGGCCACGGCGTGCTCGTAGCGTTCGGGCAGGTTGTCGCGGTCGATGCGGGCGGCATGGGCCAGGACCGCCTCGGCCGCGTCTTCGCCGCCGACCGAGCCCAGCCCGGAAACAGCCGCGTCCTGCACGTCGTCTTCGTCATCGTGCAGCGCGGCCAGCAGATAGCTGCGAAACCGCTCCCGCTCGGCCGGGGAAAGGAGCGACAGGGCCTTGCCCCCGAGGATGCGCACCACGGCTTTGACGATCTTGTTGCGCAGCACCTCGGGCGAGGCGTCAATGCGCTTTAAGAGCATGGTCACGGCCTTGATGTTGCCGATTTCGCCCAGGGCGTCGACAATCATGGAGGCGACCAGATCGGTGCTCTTGTCCAGGGCCTTGACCAGCGCCCCGACCGAGGAGGCGTCGCGGATCTTGGACAGGGCCTCGATGACGGCGAACTGCACCCACTCGTCATCGCCAAGGGCCTGGCCCAAGCCTGGGGCGGCCTCGGCAAAGGCCAACTCGCCGAGGCTGACCGCCGCCTGGTAGCGGACATTGACCTCGGGATCTTTTAACAGTGCGTCGCAAAGCGGCGTCACCGCCAGACGGCTGTCGGTGGAACCAAGGATGTCAGAGGCAAATATGCGGATGTCCGGGTCGCTGTCGTGGAGCAGTTCAAGCAGTGACGGAAAATCCTGGGAGCCAACGGCCCGCAGAATATCCATGGCCGCGTTGCGGACCGGGGCGTCGTCGGAACGCAGCAGCGCCTTGACGGCGGCCACGACTTCTTTGCCGCCAAGCCGGCGCAAGGCCCGATCCGCCGCTTCCTGGACGCCAAGATTATGTGTGCTCAATAACTTGGCCAAAAGCGGTACAGCTTGGAGACATCCGCTCTCCCCGGCATCAAAGGCGGCGTCCCGAAGCACGTCGGGATCGTCGCTGCCAAGCCTCTGGCAAAGGTCGTTGCAGTCCACCATGCCGCGTCCTTGGCCGTTCCGCGCCGGAACGGTCATTTGTAAAGGTTTGAAAGGATGGCTTCGCCCATGTCGTCGATATCAATGATTTCGTCGGCCAGTCCCGCATCGACGATGGCCTTGGGCATCCCGTAGACCACACAGGTGGAATCAGACTGGGCCAGGGCTCGCCCGCCTTTGGCCTTGAGGACCCGCATCCCGTCCAGACCGTCGCTGCCCATGCCGGTCAGCACCACGCCCAGGCCGCGTCGGCCCACGCCCGCCGCCACCGACTCAAAAAGCACCGAGGCCGAAGGTTTGTACAACGCTTCCCGAGGTTCTTCCACCACCCGCACCTCGATGCGGCTGACTTTCTGATCGATGCGCAGATGTTTGCCGCCCGGAGCCACGTAGGCCACCCCGTGCTGGAGCCGCTCGCCGTCCTCGGCCTCTTTGACCGTAATCTGGCACACGCTGTCCAGACGTTTGGCAAAGGGACCGGTAAAGGCCGCCGGCATGTGCTGGGCAATAAGGATGCCGGCGGGAAAATCCTTGGGCAAAAACGACAGCACCTTCTGCACCGCCGGCGGCCCGCCGGTGGAAACGCCGATGGCCACCAGATCGCGGGTCTGGGAGCCGCCCGGCCGGGGGCTGCGCGGGGCGCGCTCGGTCGCCGGGCCGGCCGGCGTTGCTGCGCCGGCCGGGGCAGCCCCGGCGGCGCGGACCCGGGCGGAAAGCGGCGACCGGGACAGGTGGCTCATGCGTCGGCGGGCAATCAGCTTGACCTTGGCCCGCAGATCATCCTCGATCTTGACGATGTCGAGCGACACCTTGGAAAGTTGTTTGGGGATGAAATCCACCGCCCCGAGTTCCATGGCCTTGAGCGTCGCTTCCGCTCCTTCGGTGGTCAGCGAACTGACCATGAGCACCGGCCGGGGCATCTCCATCATGATATGCCGCAACGCGGTCAGGCCGTCCATGCGGGGCATTTCAATATCCAGGGTGACCACGTCGGGCTGGTGCCGACGGATCAGTTCCAGACCTTCCTCGCCGTCCCGGGCCGTCGCCACGACCTCGATTTCCGGGTCCTTGGACAGCATGGTGCTGAGGGCCTTTCGCATGAAGGCCGAATCATCGACGACCACTACCTTGATCACGCATCTCTCCTGACGGCGGCATATCGTGGGCGCTTTCCCCGGGCTCCCCTCGAAGCTCCGGATGGGCGGCCCGTCCCCTTGTCCATGATTAGATGACTCTTTGCGTTATGACAACACACTTTGTGCTTGCCAAAGCCCGCGGGATACTCTAAAAGCTTTTCTCTCACGACGGGATGTGGCTCAGCCTGGTAGAGCGCTGCGTTCGGGACGCAGAAGCCGGAGGTTCGAATCCTCTCATCCCGACCAGAACAGTCCAAGGGGTTATGCGCAAGCATGGCCCCTTTTTTCATTGCCCGTCGCCCGCTTTGGCCCCGCCAGCCGCGTCCGCCAGCTCCCTGGCCCGCTCTTCGGCCAACCGGCCGACAGCCCGCAACAGCACTTCGACAAACGCGCCCAGATGGTTGCCGCAATAATGCTCCATGCCATCAGAACCCGACACGCCTGTATCGAGCCAGTCCGGCTCGGGGAACAACAGGGAGGCCTCATCCAGGCGCTGTTCCAACTGTTCAAGCAGATCGTCAATGCCTCCAAGACCCAGTGCCGGCATATCCAGGACGAGGCGCAGTTTCTCATAGATGTCTCGCAGCCGCTCCCACCTGTTGGATTCGCGGCTTTGGCCGTCCCAGGTGGGGGCCAGGGGGTCTGCCTGCATGTCCCGGACTCCTTTGACGTTCACTTCACGTCCCATATCCTGCCCGGCTGACAATTGCCAGCATCGCCCTTTCCACCCAAGACGGTTCAGACTTGCACTTTCCGCTTCGGGGATTATTATCGGGCATGACGAAAATTTCATTCAAATCCGTCACGATTCCAGTTGGCGGAATGCACTGCGCCGCCTGTTCCACCCGCATCGAACGGGTGCTTGCCGCCATGGACGGCATTGATCAGGTCAGCGTCAATCTGGCCGACGGCTCCCTGCACCTCCAATACGATCCTGAAGCCGCCCCCCTCGACGCCATCGCCGCCCGGGTGGCCGATCTCGGCTTCACCCTTGGCCCGCCCCCCCCGGAACACGCCGTCCTTGATCTGGCCATCAGCGGCATGCACTGCGCCGCCTGCTCCTCGCGCATCGAGCGCGTCGCCGGCAAACTTCCGGGCATGGTCAGCGCCGCCGTCAACCTGCCCGGCGAATCCGGCCGCTTCACCTTTGATCCGGCGGTGTTGACCCGTCGCCAGATCCGCCAGGCCATCGCCGACCTCGGCTTTTCCACCACCCCGGCCAGCCCCTCCGGCGACCGGTTGGCCGAGCGCCAGCGTGCGGCCCAGGCCGAACTGGCCAGCCAGCGTCGGCAGCTTGTCCCGGCCCTGGGTTTTGCCGCTGCCCTCCTCGTCCTGTCCATGGGCCACATGCTGGGCCTGCCCCTGCCCCATTTTCTCCATCCCGACGCCGCCCCGGCCGCCTTTGCCCTGGCCCAACTGGCCCTCGCCGCCCCCATTGTCTGGATCGGCCGGCGCTTTTACCGCGACGGCATCCCGGCGCTCCTTCGCGGCGGGCCCAACATGGACAGCCTCGTGGCTCTGGGCACCGGCGCGGCCCTGGCCTACAGCCTGGCCAACCTCGGGCTCATCCTGGCCGGTTCCGACCCGGTGGCCCGGGCCATGGACCTCTATTTCGAATCGGCCGGCGTGCTGTTGGCCATGATCAGTCTGGGCAAATATCTCGAGGCCTCGGCCAAGATCAAAACCTCCGGGGCCATTGCGGCCCTTATGCGGCTGGCCCCGGACACCGCCACCCTGGTCCGCGACGGCCGCGAAGAAACCGTGCCCATCGACGAACTCGAACCCGGCGACGCCTTCCTGGTGCGCCCTGGCGAACGGGTGCCCACCGACGGCGAAGTCCTCGACGGGGCCACCCGCCTCGACGAATCCATGCTCACCGGCGAACCCATGCCCGTGGCCAAAACCGTCGGCGACGCCGTCACCGGCGGCACGCAAAATACCACCGGGGCCATTGTCGTGCGCGCCACCCGTGTCGGCCAGGACACCACCCTGGCCCGCATCGTGGCCCTGGTGCGCGAGGCCCAGGGCTCCAAAGCCCCCATTGCCAATCTGGCCGACACGGTCAGCTTTTATTTTGTGCCCACGGTCATGGCCGTGGCCGCCGTGGCCGGTCTGGCCTGGTTTTTTATTGGCGGGGCCGATCTGTCCTTTTCGCTTCGCATCTTCGTGGCCGTCCTGGTCATCGCCTGCCCCTGCGCCATGGGGCTGGCCGTGCCCACCTCGATCATGGTCGGCACCGGCCGGGGCGCGCGCCTGGGCATCCTGGTCAAATCCGGAGCCGCCCTGCAAATCGCCGGCGACATCGCCACCGTCGTCTTCGACAAGACCGGCACGCTCACCCACGGCGCCCCGGTGCTCACCGACATCGTCCCGGCCCCGGGCCACGACCCCGACGCCCTGCTCGCCCTGGCCGCCGCCGCCGAAGCCCGCTCCGAGCACCCGCTGGCCAAAGCCGTGGTCCAGGCCGCCGCCGCCAAAGGCCTCGCCCTGCCCGCCCCGGACCACTTCGAAGCCGTGCCCGGCCACGGCGTGACCGCCCGCATTGGCGGCCATACCGTCCTCATTGGCACCGAAGCCTTCATGGCCGCAGAACACATTCCCCCGCTGGCCAGCCTCGATGCGGCCGACGCCGACCTGGCTGGGGCCGGCAAAACCGCCGTCCGCCTCGCCCTCGACGGCAAGGCCGCCGCGGTCCTGGCCGTGGCCGACACCCCGCGCCCCGAAGCCGCAGCCGTGGTGGCTTCGCTTTCCCAAAACGGCATCCGCGTGGTCATGCTCACCGGCGACGACGAACGCACGGCCCAGGCCGTGGCCCGGACTCTGGGCATCGCAACCGTCATCGCCCGGGTTCTGCCCGAGCGCAAAGCAGCCGAGGTGGCCCGCCTCAAGACCGAGGGCGGCAAAGTGGCCATGGTTGGCGACGGCATCAACGACGCCCCGGCCCTGGCTGCCGCCGATCTCGGCATGGCCATGGGGTCGGGCATCGACGTGGCGGTTGAATCCTGCGACGTCGTGCTGATGCGAAACGACCTTCGCGGCGTGCCCGCAGCCCTCGAATTGTCCCGGGCCGTCATCGGCAATATCAAGCAAAACCTCTTCTGGGCCTTTGCCTTCAATACCATCGGCATCCCGGTCGCCGCCGGGGTGTTGCACCTCTTCGGCGGCCCGACCCTCAATCCGATGATCGCCGGCACAGCCATGGCGCTGAGCTCCTTTACCGTGGTCACCAACGCCCTGCGCTTGCGCTTTTTTAGGCCGAGGGGATGACGTCGGCCAGGGTCATGCCTCTGGCCCCGGCCTGTCCGTCCTGCCCCTCGCCCGAGGCTTTCGCCCCCTCCCCTGTTGCAAGGGCATCATAAAACGAGACGTCCCAATCCTCCCGCCTGTCCTCGGCCTCCAAATGCGGCCGGGCCGATTCCAGCGCGCCGGCCGCATCGCCCGGCAAAATGGAGCACACCCCCTGCCGGATGGCCTCAACCAGCGGCGAGGCCGGCATGCCGTCCTCGAACGCTACCCCCAGTCCGGCCAGATCGGCGCGCAGCAATGCCCCGGCCCAGGGATGGGGCAACGCATCGGCCAGGACCGCCGGCAGGCTGGCTGCAGCTTCAAAATAGCCGGCTTCGCCAAGCAGGCTGGTCAGGGCGAATGCCAGATAGAGGCAATCATAATAGAGAAAGGCGGGGTTGGCGGCGTGGTGCCGGAGAATGCGGTTTTGCATGGCCAGCAGGAAGGCATTGACGGGATCGACGGGGTTTTGCCGGGCGGCGGCCAGGTACTGCCGGCCCTGCCAGACCCAGCCGCGCCGGACCATGGTCTGACGCGACAGACGCCGGATCTGCCGGGCAGCCGGTCCGGGCAGGATACGCCGGGCCAGACCCGCCCGTCGCAGGGTTTGGCTGAAATGCACATCTTCATGCAGCCGGTGGGGGTAGTCGTGAAATCCGTGGCGTTGCCAGACCTCCCGGCGCAGGAGCCACAGCCCGGCCGGG
This region includes:
- a CDS encoding glycosyltransferase family 2 protein → MKNRLLALSVITYTYNDHALAAGLLRSMAGWDVRPRETLVIDDGSQTPFVVPDEAPPTRLVRLEPNQGPARAKAVGLGAAQNRFLLSLDADIRLPPDWISRCLREAAKPEVGIVATPILTDAGSGLLAKYQQLRYGLMVNFSGNADVAPAGLWLLRREVWQRHGFHDYPHRLHEDVHFSQTLRRAGLARRILPGPAARQIRRLSRQTMVRRGWVWQGRQYLAAARQNPVDPVNAFLLAMQNRILRHHAANPAFLYYDCLYLAFALTSLLGEAGYFEAAASLPAVLADALPHPWAGALLRADLAGLGVAFEDGMPASPLVEAIRQGVCSILPGDAAGALESARPHLEAEDRREDWDVSFYDALATGEGAKASGEGQDGQAGARGMTLADVIPSA
- a CDS encoding heavy metal translocating P-type ATPase, producing the protein MTKISFKSVTIPVGGMHCAACSTRIERVLAAMDGIDQVSVNLADGSLHLQYDPEAAPLDAIAARVADLGFTLGPPPPEHAVLDLAISGMHCAACSSRIERVAGKLPGMVSAAVNLPGESGRFTFDPAVLTRRQIRQAIADLGFSTTPASPSGDRLAERQRAAQAELASQRRQLVPALGFAAALLVLSMGHMLGLPLPHFLHPDAAPAAFALAQLALAAPIVWIGRRFYRDGIPALLRGGPNMDSLVALGTGAALAYSLANLGLILAGSDPVARAMDLYFESAGVLLAMISLGKYLEASAKIKTSGAIAALMRLAPDTATLVRDGREETVPIDELEPGDAFLVRPGERVPTDGEVLDGATRLDESMLTGEPMPVAKTVGDAVTGGTQNTTGAIVVRATRVGQDTTLARIVALVREAQGSKAPIANLADTVSFYFVPTVMAVAAVAGLAWFFIGGADLSFSLRIFVAVLVIACPCAMGLAVPTSIMVGTGRGARLGILVKSGAALQIAGDIATVVFDKTGTLTHGAPVLTDIVPAPGHDPDALLALAAAAEARSEHPLAKAVVQAAAAKGLALPAPDHFEAVPGHGVTARIGGHTVLIGTEAFMAAEHIPPLASLDAADADLAGAGKTAVRLALDGKAAAVLAVADTPRPEAAAVVASLSQNGIRVVMLTGDDERTAQAVARTLGIATVIARVLPERKAAEVARLKTEGGKVAMVGDGINDAPALAAADLGMAMGSGIDVAVESCDVVLMRNDLRGVPAALELSRAVIGNIKQNLFWAFAFNTIGIPVAAGVLHLFGGPTLNPMIAGTAMALSSFTVVTNALRLRFFRPRG
- a CDS encoding HEAT repeat domain-containing protein, producing the protein MVDCNDLCQRLGSDDPDVLRDAAFDAGESGCLQAVPLLAKLLSTHNLGVQEAADRALRRLGGKEVVAAVKALLRSDDAPVRNAAMDILRAVGSQDFPSLLELLHDSDPDIRIFASDILGSTDSRLAVTPLCDALLKDPEVNVRYQAAVSLGELAFAEAAPGLGQALGDDEWVQFAVIEALSKIRDASSVGALVKALDKSTDLVASMIVDALGEIGNIKAVTMLLKRIDASPEVLRNKIVKAVVRILGGKALSLLSPAERERFRSYLLAALHDDEDDVQDAAVSGLGSVGGEDAAEAVLAHAARIDRDNLPERYEHAVAALRDMGLTEALGRALREGDTAQRSAALDVLSNLPCPQCPGLLIDAFASLPPSFQPAAVKALAGIAGEDAVEFFMALLGSDNEAVLLEAVAFLGGSMRVPAAGAPLFGLLGHPSDAVKEAALDACVAIGGAELDTRFRDLSHSEDPMDRLMAVYALGRMGVGDHMDIIRAALIDEIPDIRKIALETLADSCGHEETSLPLIVSRLDDENRDVRLAVVEVLGGCDSDKVYGYLEKALDDSDDWVRIRAIEALGARGESAAVPRLLALAGESSKIVALKAVEVLGEIGGPDAFQALLGLISSDDPELAGVAETAIARLQDEQGER
- a CDS encoding protein-glutamate methylesterase/protein-glutamine glutaminase, yielding MIKVVVVDDSAFMRKALSTMLSKDPEIEVVATARDGEEGLELIRRHQPDVVTLDIEMPRMDGLTALRHIMMEMPRPVLMVSSLTTEGAEATLKAMELGAVDFIPKQLSKVSLDIVKIEDDLRAKVKLIARRRMSHLSRSPLSARVRAAGAAPAGAATPAGPATERAPRSPRPGGSQTRDLVAIGVSTGGPPAVQKVLSFLPKDFPAGILIAQHMPAAFTGPFAKRLDSVCQITVKEAEDGERLQHGVAYVAPGGKHLRIDQKVSRIEVRVVEEPREALYKPSASVLFESVAAGVGRRGLGVVLTGMGSDGLDGMRVLKAKGGRALAQSDSTCVVYGMPKAIVDAGLADEIIDIDDMGEAILSNLYK